The genomic DNA TATATCATCGGGAACCATAGGATCCCCGCCAATATCCATCCCACCATTCCATAATGAGAATGAACACCACTGCTTGAACTCCTCTCAGCATACTGTCTCTTGTAAAAACATTGTACCCTAACAATTGCAGTCCAGATTGCATTTTACAGGCTTCATAAGTCAGGCTCGAATTTGGGATCCTTGTGAAAATAAACATCAACCCCCAGTTCCAGTCAATTGCATGACCAAAAATTTCTAGCATATTTTAACTCATTTACCTTGAAAGCTACACATTAGGTATTCAGTATATAGCATGAATCAGACATCTAATTATGTCAATAAATACCGAAGACTCTTTTCCTCCCCTTTTCACATGAAGATggcaaaatgataaaattaaattaaaaataacctgATGCCTGCCGCACTGCTCACAAGTAGCACAGGGGACTTAGGTAATAGTACTCCCAGTTTCAATAATGAGAGCAGATTGTTGAGGTGGTGTAACGATCTAGAGGTGTGTAGTATAATACCTTCAACACCAAATcaccacaaattcaaacaaaaattcacttTGAAACAAGAGATTAAGGACAAATCAACataaagagacaaaaaaaaattcaaacctgtTGAGAAGTAGATTGTTGTAGAGTTGCATACGAGTGTTAGGGTGCGAACTAGATGTGAATCTCTACAGGTGACAACGACAATTCGAAAAGCTGCCTCTCGAGATATGAGGAGGGAATTGGTAGAGCGCCAATACCATGGCGGGATGGGTGACACCATGCAAGAGATTTGCGGTCGGAGTGGCAGGAGTTGGTTGGAGGAGatataagaagagaaaaatggcGGCGGCAGTGCGAGTGTGAGTAGGTGCCCAAGCCATTTCCTAGGAGGGCCAAGGCAATTCAAGTAAGAGTAAAATGGTGCGGATCAAGATgtagagaaaagaatttgaagagTGAGCTTTGAGACTTTTTGAGGATATTCTTTCGTTATTCCTTCAAGAGAGTGATAGATGTCAATTGTTAGTTTGAAGGGAATGGTGAAATGTTTAAGCAATAGATGATGGGGTTAAAAATTTAGACCAAAACACCAATCCCATCTAAGGTTTAGTTAATTGCCAATTTTTACccactaattttgaaaaatctaaatccacatggtaaattatttattattcctttttaatataataaaaaaaatatctcataaattcctataatttaaattaaaaattcatgctatgtaattatgaaattaaatgtacaaaaatacccctcatataaaaattgtaattcaaacataattaaaaataatttaccaatgtaattttttgctttaccaaatttaagaataaaatatttcaacttaATTACATTACATTTATTTGCATTATAGTTTCTTAAATGTATTCCAAATATTTTTAGTGGTAGAACCCATTTCAGTTTCACTCTTTGAAACTGAAATTCCTTATAGTGGTTGAACATTGCCTCGATAATTGAACAAAGAAATCCTTGGTTAAGAAGTATTTTTGTGATCTAATTTACATATGCTTTCAGttctaacataaattatatattgaacactcaaacaaaatgaaatacaCAGTGAACTGATTGAGCATCATTACATATCAACAACTTCAACTTCCCTAAAACAACTCAAAAGAATGGTTCGATTTGTGGTTGCAGTTGTTGATATAGCATAAAGTTTGATCCCTTCTGCAAGCTTTTCATCTAACATAGGAAATAGTAGGGATTTAACAACTGATAGCTCACTTCTACCAATGTCTAACATAGGAAATAGTAGGGATTTAACAAATTCTGCTTTAGCAAACATAATATATAGTCTTTACAGTAAACGCAATAACATTCTATGACATGGATAGGATACCAAGACAGATAGAAGACTGTATGTAAAATGAAAGAATCACAATAGAGCCAGAATGTTGGAAGTCAATCATCACAAGGATGGTTATGGAAGGGAATGCAACAGACTTCAGACAAGTATAAGTACAGACAAAGCTATGCAGAATGCTACTAAAGACATGAAACACAGAAAACTATTGACAGTAACAACATCCACTAAAGCCATCTCCACAACTAACAACTTAAGGAAAATCAATTCTTCTGTAATTGATGATATTCGTACCAGAAAATATTTGCAGCACCTTGAACAACTTCAAAAGCAgattttgaagattttggaCTTCATTGTTAATTTGAACTTTAAATAGTGCAGCAACGATATAACAATACAGCTCAACAAATAGAAGCATCAAGGGAATGGAACAAGTTGCAATCATCcgtgaaaattttaattgaccACATGggtaattagtatttttaacaAGACAATATACCGCCCAACCTTTTGTTTATGCAAAGAATCCATAGAACAAAAAAACGATAACAAAACCTCGTATGGACATTTATCTAAACCCCTAGGCAAATAAAATTCGTGACACAACAAAGAAGCCCCAgcaataaactttaaaactatcACAACCATATAGTGTATTggtaaatatacaaataagcaAGACGGAACCCAACAGGATCATAATCATAAGAATGTGAAATAAATGTAGAACAAGTCCAGACATTATAATGAATGACTGCACACTAGAAGCGCAAATccaaaaaaggaaaggaaagaaaaggaagagaacagAAAGGATGATCTTTCAACCAATTTGTCTGTCAATTGAAAGGCTGCTAAATTGTATATCAATAAACAGAATATTCATTACAGCCATTCACTAAGCAGCAATGGAGATCGCACCAAAACAAAAGCATTGAAAAGGTAATAACTTAGCACATCAACGGGAGAGTTCATCtcaatcaagagaaaaaaaatcataccaaaCTCTGATGAAGACAAACAGTTCGATGCACTGACGATTTAAGACAAGTTATGGAGAGTTCACAGAGATTTCAAGTGTCAGAGAGAAGACGAGTTGAGAAGTTGAAGAGGAGACTGAGTAGACACGCCGGAGAGGAGACAAGTTTGAATGTCAGAGAGCCGACGACTTTGGAGTGCAGAGGAGatgatatatctattttaggGATTTTGACTTGGGAAtgtatttggatttttcaaaattaacggcTGTGAATTTACATttgactaaaccttgggtaatATTAGGTGGTTTggcaaaaaatttattaaggacatataaaaatttaggccaaaaaatattttccactcaagttctaatataaagacaaatatatatttgtaagatttgaaaaactcaaatacttatctatttattaatttttgttaaaattttcagtcagagataaggtaaaatcatcgttttactaataatattaaaaatatataaaattcattatattttcctccttggattttaaaaactaacaatttcactcttatttaaagttttctaattttcaaaagtaatatCCCCCCCAACCCAATGAAGCTTTCATCCCATGAAACGTCAGCTGCTagatcttcatctttttgaTGAGCAAAAGACTTGATGAATCATCACTTCGTTTGGAATTGACAAAgatacattttaaataaatatttttaaatgtgtcatcatatgattgagtaattttgaattaaagataaaataatacttaattatgtgattacatatataaatttatacccATTTGAGTATTTAAATGAATACCCctaatattatgtaaataatttttatcacccaaggtttattgcgCAAACACTTTTTTAATCCTAATTAGCATAAAAAACATTTGCgctaaaataacaatattctatcatactcaaaaattttaaacataaaaacttaaactctaaatatgtttaaatatttaaagaaataatatgtttatcatataatttaaatatttgagtgttatttttaattttttgttaatatagtgttgtataatattttgaaaaataaaataggtgggataaaatgataatttcactttttaattatgttgtttcaataaaaaagtttaattttgggtgagaaaataCTATCTATGTCTAATTTTGGTTggagaaatgttatttatgtcaattttgGGTGAAGAAGTGTTTTACAGCCAagcatgggtgggaaaagtcaTTCACTCACAAATAAATTCTCTGCACATTCACTAAGGTTGCATAAAAATCTTGATAATCATAAGAGTTCGGACCAGGCAGAGGATATCTCTCAGGCATTCCTCCATATGCTGCCCTGTCAAAGAAAATGTTGAGTTTTGCTCGCAAGTGCACGACACATCAGAAAACAGGCAGAACAAGCCTACGAGGAGCTGCCTTGCCACTGTGAAAAAGAAATCCATGGTATCCGTAGTTTGCTCTTTGTTTCTTGGAGTGTTGACGTCTACCAAAATCTCCACCCCTTTTCTTATCAGATTTTGACCTCTCCAGTTGTTCAATACTTTTCTGAAGTGGATCAAGAGGATAGTCAGGTTCAAGCCTGTACTCTTGGACACAACTAACTACAGCTTTCAAAGCAGCAAGTTCCTGTGCATTTACATCAATCtgtattgaaaagaaatttctcatttagcatttagttacAAAGGAATTTCCAAGCATCACTCACTCATTATGCTTTAGTATGAAAATTAACCGGTGCACTAGTATCTCCACCCGAACTCACACCCTTTCCCTGTGAGTTACTCCTTCAATTCTTTAAGTATGTCTTCAAGAAGTGAACAGGGGGAAAGCTTTCAGTAAGATGGAAGGCATGAATGAAATGTACGGCATCAATTTGTTTCCTGCTGTTAACCGAGGACTCAACAAAACCTGTACAGAGAGTGAGGCTTGATGATtagcaaatttcacatcaaattatcTCTCCAAGTTATGCCAAGCAGCAATGGATATAACACCTAATTAATTACTAGTTAATAGCAAGCTTACAGCAGTATCGAAGAGCAACCAATACCCTTTCATAGCCTAGAGAACCAAATAGCAGCAAAACATATCTGTAACCATACAACACCTAATTAAGTAGTAGTTAGTAACATAATCCAATTCCAGGCAAGCAAATCCAgagaatattaaaatgacagTCAAGGGAATTTGTGTCCACACGCTTAGTTGCCAGTCTGAGATAAAGCCAACCTGAAAACACActgaataacatttaaaaaaagaggCACTTCAACATTCTGTAATAGAGAACTACAGAGCATAGACCACGAATGTAAATTGCAGAAAGTTAGCCAGATACTTCAGAAGGCAACATGAAGTAATCTTTACCTTGAAACTATTAAACTACCATGGAGTAAGCCACATCATCTATAAAGAATTTCCAAGATTAGGCATATCGTGAAGATTAGGCAAACAAGAAGCCCTAGAAATGGAGTAAATTTCCTCTGGAAGCAGCACCTGCTTTAGTAAATTTGCACAACCATCAGCCATCCCTTTACCACACGAGAAAGGGACATGGGGACATAAAGGGGATCTTATCAACATGTTCTGACCTAATATTATAAGTTCAGGGATTTTGTACTTACATTACCTTTTCTATAACAACATTTCAACCTTCAAGTTTCAATCGCTTATGAGgtctttcatcatttttatcCACTCTTGGATCTTTTCTCCAATCATCATTTTTGTGATACAATAAAGTCACTCCACATTTTTTCACTGGGCTTCGAACCATACCATTCTTAGTTGCTTGTTCAACGAAGAACTCAACACCACCCTGGCTATTCAAATTGTGTGGAGGAAATTCCTTGTACATCGTAATGTAATTAAAACGTATGCATACATGATCTGATTCAATAATGTCCTCACCTTCAAGAAACTCAACCCCAATGCTTGATgacttaattaaataacaagAGATAATCTTCTTTCCATTAACAATCAGGTGAAATCCAACattgaaaattgtaagtttttgaTAGTCTTGTGATACAACAACACATAAAGCGAAACCAATTAAGTTATCTTTGACCCAACCTCTTGGAAACTTTATAAAGGATCCATCACTTTTTA from Mangifera indica cultivar Alphonso chromosome 16, CATAS_Mindica_2.1, whole genome shotgun sequence includes the following:
- the LOC123199380 gene encoding uncharacterized protein LOC123199380 isoform X1; the encoded protein is MVSPIPPWYWRSTNSLLISREAAFRIVVVTCRDSHLVRTLTLVCNSTTIYFSTGIILHTSRSLHHLNNLLSLLKLGVLLPKSPVLLVSSAAGIRVQCFYKRQYAERSSSSGVHSHYGMVGWILAGILWFPMIYIHSKHGLCSFSPSVQVSDKKCKKQRAN
- the LOC123199380 gene encoding uncharacterized protein LOC123199380 isoform X2; protein product: MVSPIPPWYWRSTNSLLISREAAFRIVVVTCRDSHLVRTLTLVCNSTTIYFSTGIILHTSRSLHHLNNLLSLLKLGVLLPKSPVLLVSSAAGIRVQCFYKRQYAERSSSSGVHSHYGMVGWILAGILWFPMIYIHSKHGLCSFSPSVQGNI